The Pseudomonadota bacterium genome has a window encoding:
- a CDS encoding helix-turn-helix transcriptional regulator — MLIINIKGLIEKKSAIERRRITYKAIENETGMKVLTLSRIASNHDYNISRKDIEKLLLYFRCQPNELMTLIPEE; from the coding sequence ATGCTTATCATCAACATTAAGGGATTAATTGAAAAGAAAAGCGCCATTGAAAGAAGAAGGATTACCTATAAGGCAATAGAGAATGAGACAGGGATGAAGGTGCTGACACTATCCCGGATAGCATCTAATCATGACTATAACATATCACGAAAAGATATCGAGAAGCTGCTTCTTTACTTTAGATGCCAGCCGAATGAGTTAATGACATTGATACCTGAGGAGTAG